A single Pan troglodytes isolate AG18354 chromosome 19, NHGRI_mPanTro3-v2.0_pri, whole genome shotgun sequence DNA region contains:
- the UNC13D gene encoding protein unc-13 homolog D isoform X10, translated as MATLLSHPQQRPPFLRQAIKIRRRRVRDLQDPPPQMAPEIQPPSHHFSPEQRALLYEDALYTVLHRLGQPEPNHVTEASELLRYLQEAFHVEPKEHQQTLQRVRELEKPIFCLKATVKQAKGILGKDVSGFSDPYCLLGIEQGVGVPGGSPGSRQRQKAVVRHTIPEEETHRTQVITQTLNPVWDETFILEFEDITNASFHLDMWDLDTVESVRQKLGELTDLHGLRRIFKEARKDKGQDDFLGNVVLRLQDLRCREDQWYPLEPRTETYPDRGQCHLQFQLIHKRRATSASRSQPSYTVHLHLLQQLVSHEVTQHEAGSTSWDGSLSPQAATVLFLHATQKDLSDFHQSMAQWLAYSRLYQSLEFPSSCLLHPITSIEYQWIQGRLKAEQEELAASFSSLLTYGLSLIRRFRSVFPLSVSDSPARLQSLLRVLVQMCKMKAFGELCPNTAPLPQLVTEALQTGTTEWFHLKQQHHQPMVQGIPEAGKALLGLVQDVIGDLHQCQRTWDKIFHNTLKIHLFSMAFRELQWLVAKRVQDHTTAVGDAVSPEMGESLFQLYISLKELYQLRMSSSERDGVLALDNFHRWFQPAIPSWLQKTYNEALARVQRAVQMDELVPLGELTKHSTSAVDLSTCFAQISHTARQLDWPDPEEAFMITVKFVEDTCRLALVYCSLIKARARELSSGQKDQGQAANMLCVVVNDMEQLRLVIGKLPAQLAWEALEQRVGAVLEQGQLQNTLHAQLQSALAGLGHEIRTGVRTLAEQLEVGIAKHIQKLVGVRESVLPEDAILPLMKFLEVELCYMNTNLVQENFSSLLTLLWTHTLTVLVEAAASQRSSSLASNRLKIALQNLEICFHAEGCGLPPEALHTATFQALQRDLELQAASSRELIRKYFCSRIQQQAETTSEELGAVTVKASYRASEQKLRVELLSASSLLPLDSNGSSDPFVQLTLEPRHEFPELAARETQKHKKDLHPLFDETFEFLVPAEPCRKAGACLLLTVLDYDTLGADDLEGEAFLPLREVPGLSGSEEPGEVPQTRLPLTYPAPNGDPILQLLEGRKGDREAQVFVRLRRHRTKQASQHALRPAP; from the exons ATGGCGACACTCCTCTCCCATCCGCAGCAGCGCCCTCCCTTCTTGCGCCAGGCCATCAAGATAAGGCGCCGCAGAGTCAGAGATCTACAGGATCCCCCGCCCCAAATGGCCCCGGAG ATCCAGCCTCCATCCCACCACTTCTCCCCCGAGCAG CGGGCCCTGCTCTACGAGGACGCACTCTACACTGTCTTGCACCGCCTGGGTCAGCCTGAGCCCAACCATGTGACGGAGGCCTCTGAGCTGCTGCGATACCTGCAGGAG GCCTTCCACGTGGAGCCCAAGGAGCACCAGCAGACACTGCAGCGGGTCAGGGAGCTTGAG AAGCCAATATTTTGTCTGAAGGCAACAGTGAAACAGGCCAAGGGCATTCTGGGCAAAGATGTCAGTG GGTTCAGCGACCCCTACTGCCTGCTGGGCATTGAGCAGGGGGTAGGTGTGCCGGGGGGCAGTCCCGGGTCCCGGCAGCGGCAGAAGGCTGTGGTGAGGCACACCATACCCGAGGAGGAGACCCACCGCACGCAGGTCATCACCCAGACACTCAACCCCGTCTGGGACGAGACCTTCATCCT GGAGTTTGAGGACATCACCAATGCGAGCTTTCATCTGGACATGTG GGACCTGGACACTGTGGAGTCTGTCCGACAGAAGCTTGGGGAGCTCACGGATCTGCATGGGCTTCGCAG GATCTTTAAAGAGGCCCGGAAGGACAAAGGCCAGGACGACTTTCTGGGGAACGTGGTTCTGAGGCTGCAG GACCTGCGCTGCCGAGAGGACCAGTGGTACCCCCTGGAACCCCGCACTGAGACCTACCCAGACCGAGGCCAGTGCCACCTCCAGTTCCAACTCATCCATAAGCGG AGAGCCACTTCGGCCAGCCGCTCGCAGCCCAGCTACACCgtgcacctccacctcctgcagcAGCTTGTGTCCCACGAGGTCACCCAGCACGAG GCGGGAAGCACCTCCTGGGACGGGTCGCTGAGTCCCCAGGCTGCCACCGTCCTCTTTCTGCACGCCACACAGAAGGACCTGTCCGACTTCCACCAGTCCATGGC GCAGTGGCTGGCCTACAGCCGCCTCTACCAGAGCCTGGAGTTCCCCAGCAGCTGCCTCCTGCACCCCATCACCAGCATCGAGTACCAGTGGATCCAGGGTCGGCTCAAGGCAGAACAG GAGGAGCTGGCCGCCTCATTCAGCTCCCTGCTGACCTACGGCCTCTCCCTCATCCGGAGGTTCCGCTCTGTCTTCCCCCTCTCTGTCTCGGACTCCCCAGCCCGGCTGCAGTCTCTTCTCAG GGTCCTGGTACAGATGTGCAAGATGAAGGCCTTTGGAGAACTGTGCCCCAACACCGCCCCATTGCCCCAGCTGGTGACTGAGGCCCTGCAG ACTGGCACCACTGAATGGTTCCACCTGAAGCAGCAGCACCATCAACCCATGGTGCAG GGCATCCCGGAGGCAGGCAAGGCCTTGCTGGGCCTGGTACAGGATGTCATTGGCGACCTGCACCAGTGCCAGCGCACATGGGACAAGATCTTCCACAA TACCCTCAAGATCCACCTCTTCTCCATGGCTTTCCGGGAGCTGCAGTGGCTA GTGGCCAAGCGGGTGCAGGACCACACGACGGCTGTGGGTGATGCAGTGTCCCCAGAGATGGGCGAGAGTCTGTTCCAGCTCTACATCAGCCTCAAGGAGCTCTACCAGCTGCGCATGAGCTCCTCAGAGAG GGATGGAGTTCTGGCCCTGGATAATTTCCACCGCTGGTTCCAGCCGGCCATCCCCTCCTGGCTGCAGAAGACGTACAACGAGGCCCTGGCGCGGGTGCAGCGCGCTGTGCAGATGGATGAG CTGGTGCCCCTGGGTGAACTGACCAAGCACAGCACATCAGCGGTGGATCTATCCACCTGCTTTGCCCAGATCAGCCACACTGCCCGGCAGCTGGACTGGCCAGACCCAGAGGAGGCCTTCATGATTACCGTCAAGTTTGTGGAG GACACCTGTCGCCTGGCCCTGGTGTACTGCAGCCTTATAAAGGCCCGGGCCCGCGAGCTCTCTTCAGGCCAGAAGGACCAAGGCCAGGCAGCCAACATG ctgtgtgtggtggtgaatGACATGGAGCAGCTGCGGCTGGTGATCGGCAAGTTGCCTGCCCAGCTGGCATGGGAGGCCCTGGAGCAGCGGGTAGGGGCCGTGCTGGAGCAGGGGCAGCTGCAGAACACGCTGCATGCCCAGCTGCAGAGTGCGCTGGCCGGGCTGGGCCATGAGATCCGCACTGGCGTCCGCACCCTGGCCGAGCAG TTGGAGGTGGGCATCGCCAAGCACATCCAGAAACTGGTGGGCGTCAGGGAGTCCGTCCTGCCTGAGGAT GCCATTCTGCCCCTGATGAAGTTCCTGGAGGTGGAGCTTTGCTACATGAACACCAACTTGGTGCAGGAGAACTTCAGCAG CCTCCTGACCCTGCTCTGGACCCACACGCTCACAGTGCTGGTGGAGGCGGCCGCCTCCCAGCGCAGCTCATCCCTGGCTTCCAACAGGCTGAAGATTGCCCTGCAG AACCTGGAGATCTGCTTCCACGCTGAGGGCTGTGGCCTGCCACCCGAGGCCCTGCACACTGCCACCTTCCAG GCTCTGCAGAGGGACCTGGAGCTGCAGGCGGCCTCCAGCCGGGAACTCATCCGGAAGTACTTCTGCAGCCGAATCCAGCAGCAG gcAGAAACCACCTCTGAGGAGCTGGGGGCTGTGACAGTCAAGGCCTCCTACCGCGCCTCTGAGCAGAAGCTGCGTGTGGAGCTGCTCAGCGCCTCCAGCCTGCTGCCCCTGGACTCCAATG GCTCCAGCGACCCCTTTGTCCAGCTGACCTTGGAGCCCAGGCATGAGTTCCCTGAGCTGGCGGCCCGGGAGACCCAGAAGCACAAGAAGGACCTTCACCCATTGTTTGATGAGACCTTTGAATT CCTGGTGCCTGCTGAGCCGTGCCGCAAGGCTGGGGCATGCCTCCTGCTCACCGTGCTGGACTACGACACGCTGGGGGCTGACGACCTGGAAGGCGAGGCTTTCCTGCCGCTGCGTGAGGTGCCCGGGCTGAGTGGCTCTGAGGAGCCTGGTGAGGTGCCTCAGACCCGCCTGCCCCTCACGTACCCCGCACCCAACG GGGACCCAATCCTGCAGCTGCTGGAGGGCCGGAAGGGTGACCGAGAGGCCCAGGTCTTTGTGAGGCTGCGGCGGCACCGGACCAAGCAGGCCTCCCAGCATGCCTTGCGGCCGGCACCGTAG
- the UNC13D gene encoding protein unc-13 homolog D isoform X3, translating to MLPACSGPPRPLLRALSPSQGLCRRVGRGQACPRGPPSAPARGGSCRDPSWGSTSGQGRAEKATMATLLSHPQQRPPFLRQAIKIRRRRVRDLQDPPPQMAPEIQPPSHHFSPEQRALLYEDALYTVLHRLGQPEPNHVTEASELLRYLQEAFHVEPKEHQQTLQRVRELEKPIFCLKATVKQAKGILGKDVSGFSDPYCLLGIEQGVGVPGGSPGSRQRQKAVVRHTIPEEETHRTQVITQTLNPVWDETFILEFEDITNASFHLDMWDLDTVESVRQKLGELTDLHGLRRIFKEARKDKGQDDFLGNVVLRLQDLRCREDQWYPLEPRTETYPDRGQCHLQFQLIHKRRATSASRSQPSYTVHLHLLQQLVSHEVTQHEAGSTSWDGSLSPQAATVLFLHATQKDLSDFHQSMAQWLAYSRLYQSLEFPSSCLLHPITSIEYQWIQGRLKAEQEELAASFSSLLTYGLSLIRRFRSVFPLSVSDSPARLQSLLRVLVQMCKMKAFGELCPNTAPLPQLVTEALQTGTTEWFHLKQQHHQPMVQGIPEAGKALLGLVQDVIGDLHQCQRTWDKIFHNTLKIHLFSMAFRELQWLVAKRVQDHTTAVGDAVSPEMGESLFQLYISLKELYQLRMSSSERDGVLALDNFHRWFQPAIPSWLQKTYNEALARVQRAVQMDELVPLGELTKHSTSAVDLSTCFAQISHTARQLDWPDPEEAFMITVKFVEDTCRLALVYCSLIKARARELSSGQKDQGQAANMLCVVVNDMEQLRLVIGKLPAQLAWEALEQRVGAVLEQGQLQNTLHAQLQSALAGLGHEIRTGVRTLAEQLEVGIAKHIQKLVGVRESVLPEDAILPLMKFLEVELCYMNTNLVQENFSSLLTLLWTHTLTVLVEAAASQRSSSLASNRLKIALQNLEICFHAEGCGLPPEALHTATFQALQRDLELQAASSRELIRKYFCSRIQQQAETTSEELGAVTVKASYRASEQKLRVELLSASSLLPLDSNGSSDPFVQLTLEPRHEFPELAARETQKHKKDLHPLFDETFEFLVPAEPCRKAGACLLLTVLDYDTLGADDLEGEAFLPLREVPGLSGSEEPGEVPQTRLPLTYPAPNGDPILQLLEGRKGDREAQVFVRLRRHRTKQASQHALRPAP from the exons ATGCTGCCCGCCTGTTCTGGGCCCCCCCGCCCCCTGCTGAGAGCGTTGTCCCCTTCCCAGGGCCTCTGTAGGAGGGTGGGGCGGGGCCAGGCCTGCCCACGGGGTCCACCTTCTGCTCCAGCCAGAGGAGGGTCCTGTAGGGATCCCAGCTGGGGAAG CACCAGCGGACAGGGAAGGGCAGAGAAGGCCACCATGGCGACACTCCTCTCCCATCCGCAGCAGCGCCCTCCCTTCTTGCGCCAGGCCATCAAGATAAGGCGCCGCAGAGTCAGAGATCTACAGGATCCCCCGCCCCAAATGGCCCCGGAG ATCCAGCCTCCATCCCACCACTTCTCCCCCGAGCAG CGGGCCCTGCTCTACGAGGACGCACTCTACACTGTCTTGCACCGCCTGGGTCAGCCTGAGCCCAACCATGTGACGGAGGCCTCTGAGCTGCTGCGATACCTGCAGGAG GCCTTCCACGTGGAGCCCAAGGAGCACCAGCAGACACTGCAGCGGGTCAGGGAGCTTGAG AAGCCAATATTTTGTCTGAAGGCAACAGTGAAACAGGCCAAGGGCATTCTGGGCAAAGATGTCAGTG GGTTCAGCGACCCCTACTGCCTGCTGGGCATTGAGCAGGGGGTAGGTGTGCCGGGGGGCAGTCCCGGGTCCCGGCAGCGGCAGAAGGCTGTGGTGAGGCACACCATACCCGAGGAGGAGACCCACCGCACGCAGGTCATCACCCAGACACTCAACCCCGTCTGGGACGAGACCTTCATCCT GGAGTTTGAGGACATCACCAATGCGAGCTTTCATCTGGACATGTG GGACCTGGACACTGTGGAGTCTGTCCGACAGAAGCTTGGGGAGCTCACGGATCTGCATGGGCTTCGCAG GATCTTTAAAGAGGCCCGGAAGGACAAAGGCCAGGACGACTTTCTGGGGAACGTGGTTCTGAGGCTGCAG GACCTGCGCTGCCGAGAGGACCAGTGGTACCCCCTGGAACCCCGCACTGAGACCTACCCAGACCGAGGCCAGTGCCACCTCCAGTTCCAACTCATCCATAAGCGG AGAGCCACTTCGGCCAGCCGCTCGCAGCCCAGCTACACCgtgcacctccacctcctgcagcAGCTTGTGTCCCACGAGGTCACCCAGCACGAG GCGGGAAGCACCTCCTGGGACGGGTCGCTGAGTCCCCAGGCTGCCACCGTCCTCTTTCTGCACGCCACACAGAAGGACCTGTCCGACTTCCACCAGTCCATGGC GCAGTGGCTGGCCTACAGCCGCCTCTACCAGAGCCTGGAGTTCCCCAGCAGCTGCCTCCTGCACCCCATCACCAGCATCGAGTACCAGTGGATCCAGGGTCGGCTCAAGGCAGAACAG GAGGAGCTGGCCGCCTCATTCAGCTCCCTGCTGACCTACGGCCTCTCCCTCATCCGGAGGTTCCGCTCTGTCTTCCCCCTCTCTGTCTCGGACTCCCCAGCCCGGCTGCAGTCTCTTCTCAG GGTCCTGGTACAGATGTGCAAGATGAAGGCCTTTGGAGAACTGTGCCCCAACACCGCCCCATTGCCCCAGCTGGTGACTGAGGCCCTGCAG ACTGGCACCACTGAATGGTTCCACCTGAAGCAGCAGCACCATCAACCCATGGTGCAG GGCATCCCGGAGGCAGGCAAGGCCTTGCTGGGCCTGGTACAGGATGTCATTGGCGACCTGCACCAGTGCCAGCGCACATGGGACAAGATCTTCCACAA TACCCTCAAGATCCACCTCTTCTCCATGGCTTTCCGGGAGCTGCAGTGGCTA GTGGCCAAGCGGGTGCAGGACCACACGACGGCTGTGGGTGATGCAGTGTCCCCAGAGATGGGCGAGAGTCTGTTCCAGCTCTACATCAGCCTCAAGGAGCTCTACCAGCTGCGCATGAGCTCCTCAGAGAG GGATGGAGTTCTGGCCCTGGATAATTTCCACCGCTGGTTCCAGCCGGCCATCCCCTCCTGGCTGCAGAAGACGTACAACGAGGCCCTGGCGCGGGTGCAGCGCGCTGTGCAGATGGATGAG CTGGTGCCCCTGGGTGAACTGACCAAGCACAGCACATCAGCGGTGGATCTATCCACCTGCTTTGCCCAGATCAGCCACACTGCCCGGCAGCTGGACTGGCCAGACCCAGAGGAGGCCTTCATGATTACCGTCAAGTTTGTGGAG GACACCTGTCGCCTGGCCCTGGTGTACTGCAGCCTTATAAAGGCCCGGGCCCGCGAGCTCTCTTCAGGCCAGAAGGACCAAGGCCAGGCAGCCAACATG ctgtgtgtggtggtgaatGACATGGAGCAGCTGCGGCTGGTGATCGGCAAGTTGCCTGCCCAGCTGGCATGGGAGGCCCTGGAGCAGCGGGTAGGGGCCGTGCTGGAGCAGGGGCAGCTGCAGAACACGCTGCATGCCCAGCTGCAGAGTGCGCTGGCCGGGCTGGGCCATGAGATCCGCACTGGCGTCCGCACCCTGGCCGAGCAG TTGGAGGTGGGCATCGCCAAGCACATCCAGAAACTGGTGGGCGTCAGGGAGTCCGTCCTGCCTGAGGAT GCCATTCTGCCCCTGATGAAGTTCCTGGAGGTGGAGCTTTGCTACATGAACACCAACTTGGTGCAGGAGAACTTCAGCAG CCTCCTGACCCTGCTCTGGACCCACACGCTCACAGTGCTGGTGGAGGCGGCCGCCTCCCAGCGCAGCTCATCCCTGGCTTCCAACAGGCTGAAGATTGCCCTGCAG AACCTGGAGATCTGCTTCCACGCTGAGGGCTGTGGCCTGCCACCCGAGGCCCTGCACACTGCCACCTTCCAG GCTCTGCAGAGGGACCTGGAGCTGCAGGCGGCCTCCAGCCGGGAACTCATCCGGAAGTACTTCTGCAGCCGAATCCAGCAGCAG gcAGAAACCACCTCTGAGGAGCTGGGGGCTGTGACAGTCAAGGCCTCCTACCGCGCCTCTGAGCAGAAGCTGCGTGTGGAGCTGCTCAGCGCCTCCAGCCTGCTGCCCCTGGACTCCAATG GCTCCAGCGACCCCTTTGTCCAGCTGACCTTGGAGCCCAGGCATGAGTTCCCTGAGCTGGCGGCCCGGGAGACCCAGAAGCACAAGAAGGACCTTCACCCATTGTTTGATGAGACCTTTGAATT CCTGGTGCCTGCTGAGCCGTGCCGCAAGGCTGGGGCATGCCTCCTGCTCACCGTGCTGGACTACGACACGCTGGGGGCTGACGACCTGGAAGGCGAGGCTTTCCTGCCGCTGCGTGAGGTGCCCGGGCTGAGTGGCTCTGAGGAGCCTGGTGAGGTGCCTCAGACCCGCCTGCCCCTCACGTACCCCGCACCCAACG GGGACCCAATCCTGCAGCTGCTGGAGGGCCGGAAGGGTGACCGAGAGGCCCAGGTCTTTGTGAGGCTGCGGCGGCACCGGACCAAGCAGGCCTCCCAGCATGCCTTGCGGCCGGCACCGTAG
- the UNC13D gene encoding protein unc-13 homolog D isoform X6, with product MLPACSGPPRPLLRALSPSQGLCRRVGRGQACPRGPPSAPARGGSCRDPSWGSTSGQGRAEKATMATLLSHPQQRPPFLRQAIKIRRRRVRDLQDPPPQMAPEIQPPSHHFSPEQRALLYEDALYTVLHRLGQPEPNHVTEASELLRYLQEAFHVEPKEHQQTLQRVRELEKPIFCLKATVKQAKGILGKDVSGFSDPYCLLGIEQGVGVPGGSPGSRQRQKAVVRHTIPEEETHRTQVITQTLNPVWDETFILEFEDITNASFHLDMWDLDTVESVRQKLGELTDLHGLRRIFKEARKDKGQDDFLGNVVLRLQDLRCREDQWYPLEPRTETYPDRGQCHLQFQLIHKRRATSASRSQPSYTVHLHLLQQLVSHEVTQHEAGSTSWDGSLSPQAATVLFLHATQKDLSDFHQSMAQWLAYSRLYQSLEFPSSCLLHPITSIEYQWIQGRLKAEQQEELAASFSSLLTYGLSLIRRFRSVFPLSVSDSPARLQSLLRVLVQMCKMKAFGELCPNTAPLPQLVTEALQTGTTEWFHLKQQHHQPMVQGIPEAGKALLGLVQDVIGDLHQCQRTWDKIFHNTLKIHLFSMAFRELQWLVAKRVQDHTTAVGDAVSPEMGESLFQLYISLKELYQLRMSSSERDGVLALDNFHRWFQPAIPSWLQKTYNEALARVQRAVQMDELVPLGELTKHSTSAVDLSTCFAQISHTARQLDWPDPEEAFMITVKFVEDTCRLALVYCSLIKARARELSSGQKDQGQAANMLCVVVNDMEQLRLVIGKLPAQLAWEALEQRVGAVLEQGQLQNTLHAQLQSALAGLGHEIRTGVRTLAEQLEVGIAKHIQKLVGVRESVLPEDAILPLMKFLEVELCYMNTNLVQENFSSLLTLLWTHTLTVLVEAAASQRSSSLASNRLKIALQNLEICFHAEGCGLPPEALHTATFQALQRDLELQAASSRELIRKYFCSRIQQQAETTSEELGAVTVKASYRASEQKLRVELLSASSLLPLDSNGSSDPFVQLTLEPRHEFPELAARETQKHKKDLHPLFDETFEFLVPAEPCRKAGACLLLTVLDYDTLGADDLEGEAFLPLREVPGLSGSEEPGEVPQTRLPLTYPAPNGDPILQLLEGRKGDREAQVFVRLRRHRTKQASQHALRPAP from the exons ATGCTGCCCGCCTGTTCTGGGCCCCCCCGCCCCCTGCTGAGAGCGTTGTCCCCTTCCCAGGGCCTCTGTAGGAGGGTGGGGCGGGGCCAGGCCTGCCCACGGGGTCCACCTTCTGCTCCAGCCAGAGGAGGGTCCTGTAGGGATCCCAGCTGGGGAAG CACCAGCGGACAGGGAAGGGCAGAGAAGGCCACCATGGCGACACTCCTCTCCCATCCGCAGCAGCGCCCTCCCTTCTTGCGCCAGGCCATCAAGATAAGGCGCCGCAGAGTCAGAGATCTACAGGATCCCCCGCCCCAAATGGCCCCGGAG ATCCAGCCTCCATCCCACCACTTCTCCCCCGAGCAG CGGGCCCTGCTCTACGAGGACGCACTCTACACTGTCTTGCACCGCCTGGGTCAGCCTGAGCCCAACCATGTGACGGAGGCCTCTGAGCTGCTGCGATACCTGCAGGAG GCCTTCCACGTGGAGCCCAAGGAGCACCAGCAGACACTGCAGCGGGTCAGGGAGCTTGAG AAGCCAATATTTTGTCTGAAGGCAACAGTGAAACAGGCCAAGGGCATTCTGGGCAAAGATGTCAGTG GGTTCAGCGACCCCTACTGCCTGCTGGGCATTGAGCAGGGGGTAGGTGTGCCGGGGGGCAGTCCCGGGTCCCGGCAGCGGCAGAAGGCTGTGGTGAGGCACACCATACCCGAGGAGGAGACCCACCGCACGCAGGTCATCACCCAGACACTCAACCCCGTCTGGGACGAGACCTTCATCCT GGAGTTTGAGGACATCACCAATGCGAGCTTTCATCTGGACATGTG GGACCTGGACACTGTGGAGTCTGTCCGACAGAAGCTTGGGGAGCTCACGGATCTGCATGGGCTTCGCAG GATCTTTAAAGAGGCCCGGAAGGACAAAGGCCAGGACGACTTTCTGGGGAACGTGGTTCTGAGGCTGCAG GACCTGCGCTGCCGAGAGGACCAGTGGTACCCCCTGGAACCCCGCACTGAGACCTACCCAGACCGAGGCCAGTGCCACCTCCAGTTCCAACTCATCCATAAGCGG AGAGCCACTTCGGCCAGCCGCTCGCAGCCCAGCTACACCgtgcacctccacctcctgcagcAGCTTGTGTCCCACGAGGTCACCCAGCACGAG GCGGGAAGCACCTCCTGGGACGGGTCGCTGAGTCCCCAGGCTGCCACCGTCCTCTTTCTGCACGCCACACAGAAGGACCTGTCCGACTTCCACCAGTCCATGGC GCAGTGGCTGGCCTACAGCCGCCTCTACCAGAGCCTGGAGTTCCCCAGCAGCTGCCTCCTGCACCCCATCACCAGCATCGAGTACCAGTGGATCCAGGGTCGGCTCAAGGCAGAACAG CAGGAGGAGCTGGCCGCCTCATTCAGCTCCCTGCTGACCTACGGCCTCTCCCTCATCCGGAGGTTCCGCTCTGTCTTCCCCCTCTCTGTCTCGGACTCCCCAGCCCGGCTGCAGTCTCTTCTCAG GGTCCTGGTACAGATGTGCAAGATGAAGGCCTTTGGAGAACTGTGCCCCAACACCGCCCCATTGCCCCAGCTGGTGACTGAGGCCCTGCAG ACTGGCACCACTGAATGGTTCCACCTGAAGCAGCAGCACCATCAACCCATGGTGCAG GGCATCCCGGAGGCAGGCAAGGCCTTGCTGGGCCTGGTACAGGATGTCATTGGCGACCTGCACCAGTGCCAGCGCACATGGGACAAGATCTTCCACAA TACCCTCAAGATCCACCTCTTCTCCATGGCTTTCCGGGAGCTGCAGTGGCTA GTGGCCAAGCGGGTGCAGGACCACACGACGGCTGTGGGTGATGCAGTGTCCCCAGAGATGGGCGAGAGTCTGTTCCAGCTCTACATCAGCCTCAAGGAGCTCTACCAGCTGCGCATGAGCTCCTCAGAGAG GGATGGAGTTCTGGCCCTGGATAATTTCCACCGCTGGTTCCAGCCGGCCATCCCCTCCTGGCTGCAGAAGACGTACAACGAGGCCCTGGCGCGGGTGCAGCGCGCTGTGCAGATGGATGAG CTGGTGCCCCTGGGTGAACTGACCAAGCACAGCACATCAGCGGTGGATCTATCCACCTGCTTTGCCCAGATCAGCCACACTGCCCGGCAGCTGGACTGGCCAGACCCAGAGGAGGCCTTCATGATTACCGTCAAGTTTGTGGAG GACACCTGTCGCCTGGCCCTGGTGTACTGCAGCCTTATAAAGGCCCGGGCCCGCGAGCTCTCTTCAGGCCAGAAGGACCAAGGCCAGGCAGCCAACATG ctgtgtgtggtggtgaatGACATGGAGCAGCTGCGGCTGGTGATCGGCAAGTTGCCTGCCCAGCTGGCATGGGAGGCCCTGGAGCAGCGGGTAGGGGCCGTGCTGGAGCAGGGGCAGCTGCAGAACACGCTGCATGCCCAGCTGCAGAGTGCGCTGGCCGGGCTGGGCCATGAGATCCGCACTGGCGTCCGCACCCTGGCCGAGCAG TTGGAGGTGGGCATCGCCAAGCACATCCAGAAACTGGTGGGCGTCAGGGAGTCCGTCCTGCCTGAGGAT GCCATTCTGCCCCTGATGAAGTTCCTGGAGGTGGAGCTTTGCTACATGAACACCAACTTGGTGCAGGAGAACTTCAGCAG CCTCCTGACCCTGCTCTGGACCCACACGCTCACAGTGCTGGTGGAGGCGGCCGCCTCCCAGCGCAGCTCATCCCTGGCTTCCAACAGGCTGAAGATTGCCCTGCAG AACCTGGAGATCTGCTTCCACGCTGAGGGCTGTGGCCTGCCACCCGAGGCCCTGCACACTGCCACCTTCCAG GCTCTGCAGAGGGACCTGGAGCTGCAGGCGGCCTCCAGCCGGGAACTCATCCGGAAGTACTTCTGCAGCCGAATCCAGCAGCAG gcAGAAACCACCTCTGAGGAGCTGGGGGCTGTGACAGTCAAGGCCTCCTACCGCGCCTCTGAGCAGAAGCTGCGTGTGGAGCTGCTCAGCGCCTCCAGCCTGCTGCCCCTGGACTCCAATG GCTCCAGCGACCCCTTTGTCCAGCTGACCTTGGAGCCCAGGCATGAGTTCCCTGAGCTGGCGGCCCGGGAGACCCAGAAGCACAAGAAGGACCTTCACCCATTGTTTGATGAGACCTTTGAATT CCTGGTGCCTGCTGAGCCGTGCCGCAAGGCTGGGGCATGCCTCCTGCTCACCGTGCTGGACTACGACACGCTGGGGGCTGACGACCTGGAAGGCGAGGCTTTCCTGCCGCTGCGTGAGGTGCCCGGGCTGAGTGGCTCTGAGGAGCCTGGTGAGGTGCCTCAGACCCGCCTGCCCCTCACGTACCCCGCACCCAACG GGGACCCAATCCTGCAGCTGCTGGAGGGCCGGAAGGGTGACCGAGAGGCCCAGGTCTTTGTGAGGCTGCGGCGGCACCGGACCAAGCAGGCCTCCCAGCATGCCTTGCGGCCGGCACCGTAG